One segment of Stenotrophomonas sp. SAU14A_NAIMI4_8 DNA contains the following:
- a CDS encoding HAD-IA family hydrolase, with protein sequence MEIRLLLLDVDGVLLQYQRARRVLYLAQTLQRSTAQVQAALFDSGLETAYDAGQVSTEDYLAQLGHALDVSVDVPTWIAARRAACRPQVAVVQRLLALDDALPLAVLTNNGPLMAQVLPQLLPDLHPRLQPRVLCSGMLGGRKPDPAVFKRALQRLDADPGHTLFVDDLFVNVRGARAAGLHAETVRDGRGLGKVLKRYGVR encoded by the coding sequence ATGGAGATTCGACTGTTGCTGCTGGATGTGGATGGCGTGCTGCTGCAGTACCAGCGCGCGCGCCGCGTGCTGTACCTGGCGCAGACCCTGCAGCGCAGCACCGCGCAGGTGCAGGCCGCGTTGTTCGACAGTGGGCTGGAAACCGCCTACGACGCCGGGCAGGTCAGCACCGAGGACTATCTGGCACAGCTGGGCCACGCATTGGATGTCAGCGTGGATGTGCCGACCTGGATCGCCGCACGCCGGGCCGCGTGCCGGCCGCAGGTGGCGGTGGTGCAGCGCTTGCTGGCCCTGGATGACGCCCTGCCGCTGGCGGTGCTGACCAATAACGGACCCCTGATGGCGCAGGTGCTGCCGCAACTGCTGCCGGACCTGCACCCGCGCCTGCAGCCGCGGGTGCTGTGCAGCGGCATGCTGGGCGGCCGCAAGCCGGACCCGGCGGTGTTCAAGCGCGCATTGCAGCGGCTGGATGCCGATCCAGGCCACACGCTGTTCGTGGATGACCTGTTCGTCAACGTGCGCGGCGCGCGCGCGGCCGGGCTGCATGCCGAAACCGTGCGCGACGGGCGCGGGCTGGGGAAGGTGTTGAAGCGCTACGGGGTGCGCTGA
- the hemL gene encoding glutamate-1-semialdehyde 2,1-aminomutase, giving the protein MNHDQSHALFSRAQQLLPGGVNSPVRAFKSVGGEPFFVERADGAYLYDVDGNRYIDYVGSWGPMIVGHNHPAVRQAVKRAIDNGLSFGAPCAAEVTMAETITRLVPSCEMVRMVNSGTEATLSAIRLARGATGRNRIVKFEGCYHGHGDSFLVKAGSGMLTLGVPTSPGVPAGLSELTLTLPYNDFEAATALFEAQGSEIAGLIIEPVVGNANCIPPREGYLQHLRALCTQHGALLIFDEVMTGFRVALGGAQAHYGITPDLTTFGKIIGGGMPVGAYGGRRDLMQQIAPAGPIYQAGTLSGNPVAMAAGLAMLDLVSQPGFHADLAERTARLCAGLEAAAAEAGVAVTTTQVGAMFGLFFTSEKVETYAQATACDIPAFNRFFHAMLEQGVFLAPSAYEAGFMSSAHDDAVIEATLAAARVAFKAAKG; this is encoded by the coding sequence ATGAACCACGACCAGTCCCACGCCCTGTTCTCCCGCGCCCAGCAGCTGCTGCCGGGCGGCGTCAATTCGCCGGTGCGCGCGTTCAAGTCGGTGGGCGGCGAACCGTTCTTCGTCGAACGCGCCGACGGCGCCTACCTGTACGACGTGGACGGCAACCGCTACATCGACTACGTGGGCTCGTGGGGCCCGATGATCGTCGGCCACAACCACCCGGCCGTGCGCCAGGCGGTGAAGCGGGCGATCGACAACGGCCTGTCCTTCGGTGCGCCGTGCGCGGCAGAAGTGACCATGGCCGAGACCATCACCCGGCTGGTGCCGTCGTGCGAAATGGTGCGCATGGTCAATTCGGGCACCGAAGCCACGCTGTCGGCCATCCGCCTGGCGCGCGGCGCCACCGGCCGCAACCGTATCGTGAAGTTCGAAGGCTGCTACCACGGCCACGGCGATTCGTTCCTGGTCAAGGCCGGCAGCGGCATGCTGACCCTGGGCGTGCCGACCTCGCCGGGCGTACCGGCGGGCCTGAGCGAACTGACCCTGACCCTGCCCTACAACGATTTCGAAGCGGCCACCGCGCTGTTCGAGGCGCAGGGCAGCGAGATTGCCGGGCTCATCATCGAACCGGTGGTGGGCAACGCCAACTGCATTCCGCCGCGCGAGGGTTACCTGCAGCACCTGCGTGCGCTGTGCACGCAGCACGGTGCGCTGCTGATCTTCGATGAAGTGATGACCGGTTTCCGCGTGGCCCTGGGCGGCGCGCAGGCGCACTACGGCATCACCCCGGACCTGACCACCTTCGGCAAGATCATCGGCGGCGGCATGCCGGTGGGTGCCTATGGTGGCCGCCGCGACCTGATGCAGCAGATTGCACCGGCCGGCCCGATCTACCAGGCCGGCACGCTCAGCGGCAATCCGGTGGCGATGGCCGCCGGCCTCGCCATGCTCGACCTGGTATCGCAGCCGGGCTTCCATGCCGACCTGGCCGAGCGCACCGCGCGCCTGTGTGCCGGCCTGGAAGCGGCGGCCGCCGAAGCCGGCGTGGCGGTGACCACCACCCAGGTGGGCGCGATGTTCGGTCTGTTCTTCACCAGCGAAAAGGTGGAGACCTATGCCCAGGCCACGGCCTGCGATATTCCGGCGTTCAACCGCTTCTTCCACGCCATGCTGGAACAGGGCGTGTTCCTGGCGCCGTCGGCGTACGAAGCCGGGTTCATGTCCAGCGCGCACGACGATGCGGTGATCGAGGCCACGCTGGCCGCCGCACGCGTGGCGTTCAAGGCCGCGAAGGGGTAA
- the azu gene encoding azurin, whose protein sequence is MKAWGVAIGLGALLFAPAAMARVCAVSIDSTDQMTFSSRQIKVAADCSEVDLTLRHTGKLAATAMGHNWVLTRTADYQPVALAGMRMSLADSYLPKADKRVLAHTKVIGGGETTRVRFSTKGLQKGGDYTFFCSFPGHFAMMKGSFVFG, encoded by the coding sequence ATGAAAGCTTGGGGCGTGGCAATCGGACTGGGTGCGCTGCTGTTCGCACCGGCGGCAATGGCGCGGGTGTGTGCGGTGAGCATCGACAGCACCGACCAGATGACCTTCAGCAGCCGGCAGATCAAGGTGGCAGCCGACTGCAGCGAAGTGGACCTGACCCTGCGCCACACCGGCAAGCTGGCGGCCACCGCCATGGGCCACAACTGGGTGCTGACCCGCACGGCCGACTACCAGCCGGTGGCCCTGGCCGGCATGCGCATGAGCCTGGCCGACAGCTACCTGCCCAAGGCCGACAAGCGGGTGCTGGCGCATACCAAGGTGATCGGTGGCGGCGAGACGACGCGCGTGCGGTTTTCCACCAAGGGCCTGCAGAAGGGCGGTGATTACACCTTCTTCTGCTCGTTCCCGGGGCACTTCGCGATGATGAAGGGCAGCTTCGTCTTCGGTTGA